A single Pochonia chlamydosporia 170 chromosome Unknown PCv3seq00011, whole genome shotgun sequence DNA region contains:
- a CDS encoding fungal specific transcription factor domain-containing protein, translating into MPGLERVTVHAVKEAQRRIHWLENELSRVLGMDCKTVPTGTSLEVAQGKDEGLLHGHTPDTSQDSHNRSRTQDLSSIATNPSSNRNDDDAPEMGLLALNATGESRYLGPSSGAAFATSAIALVQSCSRQQPAGRQQHSGSSAVRELSNNATDDRHISPDEVQLLLQSYKLWVHPVYALFDLESLDDLIMKCSAAQSHNVVGSLGQEMSIFYVIMALGATNRPNAVKQLQTDPRKLSPSEKAPSPAELFTKASQHFQFSMEHLRPSVMFIKALLLICIYCFYHPVGSSQWQLAGMAMRTAVEIGLHYVPKLNQVSTRDIDERSRVFWTAYAIEITLSYNLGRPPSIGEEHITSRLPADTSEAASSAIHHIKHRQIQSRIISQVYYGKMHDVTPSQRENIIADLQSELDQWRDALRSVCLQDKDTAYPYQYVKDVETVHATF; encoded by the exons ATGCCCGGCCTCGAAAGAGTGACAGTGCACG CCGTAAAAGAAGCCCAGAGGAGAATTCACTGGCTTGAAAATGAACTATCACGAGTCTTGGGTATGGACTGCAAAACTGTCCCGACCGGTACATCTCTCGAAGTAGCTCAAGGAAAGGATGAGGGACTCCTGCACGGCCATACTCCAGATACAAGCCAAGACAGCCACAATCGCTCCCGGACTCAGGACCTGAGCTCTATTGCCACGAACCCATCATCGAATAggaatgatgatgacgcTCCCGAGATGGGCCTTCTTGCCCTCAATGCAACCGGCGAGTCGAGATATCTTGGCCCTTCCAGTGGAGCTGCATTTGCGACATCAGCAATAGCTCTCGTGCAATCATGTAGCCGACAGCAACCCGCAGGGAGACAACAACATTCTGGTAGCAGTGCTGTGAGAGAGTTGTCAAATAATGCCACAGATGATCGGCATATATCCCCAGACGAGGTTCAGCTGCTACTGCAGTCATACAAATTGTGGGTGCACCCTGTTTACGCGTTGTTTGACTTGGAGTCTCTAGACGACTTGATCATGAAATGCAGCGCCGCTCAGTCACACAACGTCGTAGGATCCCTGGGTCAAGAGATGAGCATATTCTATGTGATCATGGCACTAGGTGCGACGAACCGCCCCAACGCCGTTAAGCAACTACAAACCGACCCGAGGAAACTTAGTCCATCAGAGAAGGCACCGTCGCCCGCTGAACTCTTTACAAAGGCTTCCCAACACTTTCAGTTCAGTATGGAACATCTCCGCCCCAGTGTCATGTTTATCAAGGCATTGCTTCTCATATGCATATATTGTTTCTATCATCCTGTTGGCTCTAGCCAGTGGCAACTCGCTGGCATGGCTATGCGG acaGCTGTAGAAATAGGGCTGCACTATGTCCCTAAGCTCAACCAAGTCTCTACGAGAGACATTGACGAACGGAGTCGCGTCTTCTGGACTGCATACGCTATTGAGATAACCTTGTCATACAACCTTGGTCGACCTCCCTCGATTGGTGAGGAGCATATAACGTCGAGACTCCCTGCTGATACCTCTGAAGCAGCATCTTCTGCCATCCACCACATTAAACACAGACAAATTCAGAGTCGCATCATATCTCAAGTCTACTATGGCAAAATGCATGACGTTACTCCATCTCAGCGAGAGAATATTATCGCCGATCTTCAGTCCGAGTTGGACCAGTGGAGAGATGCCCTGCGGAGTGTGTGTTTGCAAGATAAGGATACCGCGTATCCATACCAGTACGTTAAAGATGTTGAAACTGTTCATGCTACCTTTTGA